The following are encoded in a window of Amphibacillus xylanus NBRC 15112 genomic DNA:
- a CDS encoding hydroxymethylglutaryl-CoA reductase, degradative: MKKNQLDKFYMKTIEERIEALIELNKADHRSVADFKADLILPEEISDHMIENVVGTYQLPLGLALHFLIDGQDYLIPMATEEPSVVAAASFAAKTIRLAGGFTTEAKSRVMIGQVALKDIDDKEVAIEEIIKNQDQIISIANSAHPSIVKRGGGAQKIDLRWIDKDDEYGTPPFLVIHLHVDTQEAMGANMINTMAEAIKPYLEQLTGARAVMGILSNYATECLATARCQIPVNILERRGLSGEEVRDRIIEANQFALADPYRATTNNKGIMNGISAVVLATGNDTRAIEAGAHAYAARSGQYRSLTKWTKAENGDLLGELTMPLPVGTVGGSITIHPGAKFAHHILGSPHAKQLESIIVSVGLAQNFAATRALVTDGIQKGHMALQAKSLAINAGAKGEEIQKVARRLRKEKHMNLNTAKQILAELRH; this comes from the coding sequence ATGAAAAAAAATCAATTAGATAAATTTTATATGAAAACAATTGAAGAGCGGATTGAAGCTCTAATAGAACTTAATAAGGCAGACCATCGTTCAGTAGCAGATTTTAAAGCAGATTTAATCTTACCGGAAGAAATTAGCGATCATATGATTGAAAATGTAGTTGGAACTTATCAGCTTCCACTAGGATTAGCACTACACTTTTTAATTGATGGACAGGACTATTTAATCCCAATGGCTACTGAAGAACCATCAGTTGTGGCAGCTGCAAGCTTTGCTGCTAAAACAATTCGACTAGCTGGTGGCTTTACTACAGAGGCGAAATCGCGAGTGATGATCGGTCAAGTGGCACTTAAAGATATAGATGATAAAGAAGTGGCAATCGAAGAAATCATAAAAAATCAAGATCAAATCATCTCAATTGCAAATAGCGCCCACCCTTCTATCGTTAAACGTGGTGGAGGAGCTCAGAAAATTGATCTTCGTTGGATCGATAAAGATGATGAGTATGGTACTCCCCCATTTCTAGTTATTCATCTTCATGTTGATACTCAAGAAGCAATGGGTGCAAATATGATTAATACAATGGCCGAAGCTATTAAGCCTTATTTAGAGCAACTTACAGGTGCGAGAGCTGTTATGGGGATTTTATCAAACTATGCGACTGAATGTTTAGCAACTGCGAGATGCCAAATTCCAGTGAATATATTGGAACGTCGCGGCCTTTCAGGTGAAGAGGTGCGTGATCGAATTATTGAAGCTAATCAATTTGCTCTAGCTGATCCCTATAGAGCAACTACAAACAATAAGGGGATTATGAATGGTATTTCCGCTGTCGTATTAGCAACAGGTAATGATACGCGTGCAATTGAAGCAGGTGCGCATGCATATGCAGCAAGATCCGGGCAATATCGTTCACTAACAAAATGGACAAAAGCTGAAAATGGTGATTTATTAGGTGAACTAACAATGCCTTTACCAGTTGGTACAGTTGGTGGATCGATTACGATTCACCCAGGTGCAAAATTCGCCCATCATATTCTAGGTTCACCTCATGCAAAACAATTAGAGTCAATTATCGTATCAGTAGGATTAGCACAAAACTTTGCCGCAACAAGAGCGCTTGTAACAGATGGTATTCAAAAAGGTCATATGGCATTACAAGCGAAGTCTTTAGCGATTAATGCAGGTGCAAAAGGAGAAGAAATTCAAAAAGTCGCTCGCCGTCTTCGTAAAGAAAAACATATGAATTTAAATACTGCAAAACAAATCTTGGCAGAATTACGTCATTAA